From a region of the Leptospira venezuelensis genome:
- a CDS encoding alginate export family protein has product MLKNTILSRPSRNKKYSLLPVRLFLSFGLFGLGSLWAEGVEPPKQEIVTQAETTPVKPNAADEKTVAPSTQTPSATPTTNADAKDKDKDKVPAAPYKSPWKGKLDGELLGTLLLTPEHQDSVKKSYNLWLTDNLRFGLQIRPRFENFNNQDFDKSTSDSKNYVTQNSQFWTLLDINESFAVKLTIQDTRLYGQYKDPSGTGYGPTSFTNSIGTAYAPGSQVPVKNNTDIREAYVIWKDFLPYTKLYLGRQVFSYGDSRIIGARNDSQIGNSFDGVRVAFDTKTWSTHAGYTVLAEESNGPNGFVTANNQKVGGAKALNDTYLAFLYNTWKPSEELVVDLYEIGVIKKYNTTTATGPLVDPNERTNGRDNLFTTGVRLSNRTASGRSLPAGKSWDWGLEYAAQTGSTGQTIDASWDSLNTTIGSGSNKHAAYKETVQHDASFFLAQTGYTYKGFRVGVQFARASGDPNRSDGRSATWDPLFATRSGGFPYFDSGNGIANAAFWANVRTSSVHIQYYDDTWGRFIFAVYDIRKDKVQDAWYDGNRNAVSGTTGYDANGDFLANKTVTGSTENYANNPFLKNWQPGHRLLLEYDLIYIKKINDYFSIWAGATVLYAGDAIKNQKQFNLDRNSTYFSLTLQFAI; this is encoded by the coding sequence ATGTTAAAAAATACAATACTGAGCCGACCGAGTCGGAACAAAAAATATTCACTCTTACCAGTCCGACTCTTTTTATCTTTCGGGCTTTTTGGCTTAGGGAGCCTATGGGCTGAAGGGGTAGAGCCCCCGAAACAGGAAATAGTAACTCAAGCTGAGACCACTCCGGTTAAGCCTAATGCTGCAGACGAGAAAACTGTGGCTCCTTCTACCCAAACTCCTTCTGCTACTCCGACTACTAATGCGGATGCAAAGGACAAAGATAAGGATAAAGTTCCAGCTGCTCCTTATAAAAGTCCATGGAAAGGTAAATTAGATGGGGAATTACTTGGAACTTTACTATTAACACCCGAGCACCAGGATTCAGTTAAAAAAAGCTATAATCTTTGGCTCACTGATAACCTCCGATTCGGTTTGCAGATCCGTCCTAGATTCGAAAATTTTAATAACCAGGATTTTGATAAATCCACAAGTGATTCAAAAAACTACGTTACGCAAAACAGCCAGTTCTGGACACTTTTAGATATCAACGAATCCTTCGCGGTGAAATTAACTATCCAAGACACTCGTTTGTATGGACAATATAAAGACCCGAGCGGGACAGGATACGGTCCAACTTCTTTTACAAATTCTATCGGTACTGCGTATGCTCCCGGAAGCCAGGTACCAGTAAAAAATAATACTGATATCCGAGAAGCGTATGTGATCTGGAAGGATTTTCTTCCTTATACAAAATTGTATTTAGGTCGTCAGGTTTTCTCTTACGGAGATTCCAGGATTATAGGTGCTCGTAACGATAGCCAGATCGGTAACTCTTTTGATGGAGTTAGAGTGGCGTTCGATACTAAGACTTGGTCCACTCATGCAGGTTATACTGTTCTTGCGGAAGAAAGTAATGGTCCGAACGGATTCGTAACTGCAAATAACCAGAAGGTTGGCGGAGCGAAAGCTCTTAACGATACATATCTTGCTTTCTTATACAATACTTGGAAACCGTCCGAAGAACTAGTAGTCGATCTATATGAGATTGGCGTTATCAAAAAGTATAATACTACTACAGCAACCGGTCCTCTTGTGGATCCAAACGAAAGAACGAACGGTAGAGATAATCTTTTCACGACTGGTGTTCGTTTGAGCAATAGAACTGCTTCTGGTAGAAGTCTACCTGCTGGAAAATCTTGGGACTGGGGTTTAGAATACGCAGCCCAAACAGGAAGCACTGGCCAAACAATAGACGCTTCTTGGGATAGTCTGAATACAACAATCGGATCTGGATCGAACAAACACGCTGCCTACAAGGAAACTGTCCAGCATGACGCATCCTTCTTCTTAGCTCAAACAGGGTATACCTATAAAGGTTTTCGTGTGGGAGTTCAATTTGCAAGAGCGTCCGGTGACCCGAATAGAAGTGACGGAAGATCTGCAACCTGGGATCCTTTATTTGCTACAAGATCAGGCGGTTTCCCTTATTTCGATTCAGGAAATGGTATCGCAAACGCTGCCTTCTGGGCAAACGTAAGAACTTCTTCCGTTCATATCCAATACTATGATGATACCTGGGGAAGATTTATATTCGCAGTTTACGATATTCGAAAGGATAAAGTCCAAGATGCTTGGTATGACGGTAACAGGAACGCGGTTAGTGGAACAACCGGGTACGATGCGAACGGAGACTTTCTCGCGAATAAGACTGTCACAGGAAGTACCGAAAACTATGCCAATAATCCTTTCCTGAAAAATTGGCAACCTGGACACAGACTTCTCCTGGAATATGACCTGATTTATATCAAGAAGATTAACGATTACTTCTCGATCTGGGCAGGAGCGACTGTTCTTTACGCAGGAGACGCGATCAAAAACCAAAAACAATTCAATCTGGACCGAAATAGTACCTATTTCTCACTCACTCTTCAGTTCGCCATCTGA
- a CDS encoding prolipoprotein diacylglyceryl transferase: MYKVIEIGWLKNFVQATISSDWEGISTFSILVVIAFLAASYLLPKELERRNLEPAHADWLLILGVFGTFVGAKIFFIFEIWDQIFVDTPGFDGIYLYPLTHFYGFPGRPGLWSSLFSGSGLVFYGGFLFGILFISLYMIQNKLDVKAYLDATIPSMALGYAIGRLGCFVSGDGCYGFATHHHIPLLTFTYWPTSAVPSGVPVWNTPVMEAAVSFLFFIYFQKWARFQNFKKFSLGAQYLILHGLARLAIEFLRVNKAVIPFFDPPVQANIPGANGETTTFLNGYYWHGFSQSQYVSIAIILVGLYFLVKWKLWEKEPVPA; encoded by the coding sequence ATGTATAAAGTCATAGAGATTGGCTGGTTAAAAAATTTCGTCCAAGCCACGATCAGCAGCGATTGGGAAGGAATTTCCACATTCAGCATTTTAGTAGTCATCGCATTTTTAGCGGCTTCCTATCTTCTACCAAAAGAACTTGAAAGAAGAAATTTAGAACCAGCTCATGCAGATTGGCTTTTAATCTTAGGGGTTTTTGGAACATTCGTAGGCGCTAAGATATTTTTTATTTTCGAGATTTGGGACCAGATTTTCGTAGATACCCCTGGTTTTGACGGAATATACCTATATCCACTAACCCACTTTTACGGATTCCCTGGTCGTCCTGGTCTTTGGTCTAGTTTATTCTCGGGAAGCGGCTTGGTATTTTACGGAGGATTCCTATTCGGGATCTTATTTATCAGCCTGTACATGATCCAAAACAAATTGGATGTAAAGGCTTACTTGGATGCAACAATTCCGAGTATGGCATTAGGCTATGCAATTGGTAGATTAGGATGTTTTGTTTCAGGAGATGGCTGTTATGGATTTGCGACCCACCATCATATTCCACTTTTAACTTTTACATACTGGCCGACTAGTGCAGTTCCAAGCGGAGTTCCCGTTTGGAATACCCCGGTAATGGAAGCTGCTGTATCGTTTCTATTCTTCATATACTTCCAAAAATGGGCAAGATTTCAGAACTTCAAAAAGTTTAGCTTAGGTGCTCAATATCTAATCCTTCATGGACTTGCAAGATTAGCCATAGAATTCTTAAGAGTAAATAAAGCGGTAATACCGTTCTTCGATCCTCCTGTCCAAGCAAACATTCCAGGAGCTAACGGAGAAACTACAACCTTCTTAAACGGATACTACTGGCATGGATTTTCCCAATCTCAGTACGTATCAATTGCGATTATCTTGGTTGGTTTATATTTCTTAGTGAAATGGAAGTTATGGGAGAAGGAACCAGTCCCAGCTTAG
- the pcnB gene encoding polynucleotide adenylyltransferase PcnB, with translation MKFLSNLFKKKIGSVDDILIYPEGKRFYRDSHPIRKTMIDEDAVKIIHRLHKFGYKAYIVGGGVRDLLLGRKPKDFDVVTNATPNQIKKIFNNCRIIGRRFKIVHILFKGKVIEVSTFRSLPEHRFEKPVEDQDYLIKRDNKFGTPQEDAARRDFTINALYYDIRNDSIVDYVGGYEDIQSRQLRVIGNPDISFREDPVRMLRAVKFAVLLGLKIDKGTSKSIKKNVHELEKASSSRMLEEYNKIFRTWRTSLIFQGMAQNSLLEVLLKEAFERERRKNPDFGEKFLETRVGKRLVIADKLLSEREELTPQIFYALLFSDLAEESLTKKSGGHLVASLKQSLEPIFQRLGTPKKDKERLIKVFASQERFTHIEDDKASQNNFFRKKDFFYDAFYVYKINAIADNNDRALQSAFFWEISLRKRPVLPNSIGGGGGRREGGQQQGGRPNRNRKEREGGGGRFKDRNRKGGRQNGDQSKQQQSEASSPDSDFNESED, from the coding sequence ATGAAATTTCTGTCCAATCTCTTCAAGAAAAAAATAGGATCCGTCGACGACATTCTTATTTATCCGGAGGGGAAGAGGTTTTATCGGGATTCGCATCCAATCCGGAAGACAATGATCGACGAGGATGCGGTAAAGATCATCCACCGTCTCCACAAATTCGGATACAAGGCCTATATCGTGGGCGGAGGAGTGCGGGACCTTCTTTTGGGACGCAAGCCAAAAGATTTCGACGTTGTTACCAACGCGACTCCGAATCAAATTAAAAAAATCTTTAATAACTGTCGCATCATCGGTCGCAGATTTAAGATCGTTCATATTCTCTTTAAGGGGAAAGTGATCGAGGTCAGTACTTTTCGTTCTCTTCCAGAACATCGTTTCGAAAAACCTGTAGAAGATCAGGATTATCTGATCAAACGGGACAACAAATTCGGAACTCCACAAGAAGACGCTGCCAGAAGAGATTTTACGATCAATGCGTTATACTATGATATCCGTAATGATTCCATCGTGGATTATGTAGGCGGATACGAAGATATCCAAAGTAGACAACTTAGAGTAATCGGAAATCCTGATATCTCATTTAGAGAAGATCCTGTCAGAATGTTGCGCGCAGTAAAGTTCGCTGTACTTCTGGGTCTTAAGATCGATAAAGGTACGTCTAAATCTATTAAGAAGAATGTTCACGAGTTGGAAAAAGCTTCTTCTTCCCGTATGTTGGAAGAATATAATAAAATTTTCCGCACTTGGAGAACTTCTCTTATTTTCCAGGGGATGGCGCAGAATTCACTTTTGGAAGTCCTACTCAAGGAAGCGTTCGAAAGAGAACGCAGAAAAAATCCGGACTTCGGCGAAAAGTTTTTAGAAACCAGAGTTGGAAAACGTTTGGTGATCGCTGACAAACTTCTTTCAGAAAGAGAAGAACTCACACCTCAGATATTTTATGCACTTTTATTCTCCGACCTTGCTGAAGAGTCCTTAACTAAGAAGAGTGGCGGGCACCTGGTTGCTTCTTTAAAACAATCTTTGGAGCCTATTTTCCAAAGATTAGGAACTCCTAAAAAAGATAAGGAAAGACTGATTAAGGTATTTGCGTCTCAGGAAAGATTTACTCATATCGAAGACGACAAAGCTAGCCAAAACAATTTTTTCCGTAAGAAAGACTTCTTCTACGACGCGTTTTACGTTTATAAGATCAATGCGATTGCGGACAATAATGATAGGGCCTTACAGTCTGCATTCTTCTGGGAAATTTCTCTCCGTAAAAGACCAGTTCTACCAAACAGTATTGGTGGCGGCGGTGGTAGAAGAGAAGGCGGGCAGCAACAAGGTGGCCGTCCGAACCGAAATCGTAAAGAAAGAGAAGGTGGCGGCGGTCGATTTAAAGATCGTAACAGAAAAGGTGGTCGTCAAAACGGGGATCAGTCTAAGCAACAACAGTCAGAAGCGAGTTCACCAGATTCCGATTTTAACGAATCAGAAGATTGA
- a CDS encoding M23 family metallopeptidase, whose protein sequence is MNNEAKFEDRPRAAERLKIKYLRLRSSWLKIKEKGSRKISFLLVPHDHEAVLNVELSVFMAAFLGVLSVLLFVLASAFVVYMNFFFVPNRELIRETDNNVGLFLYYNSLLKDAKKEISGLEKKTEQLNLVAWEEVPWKRILTFDYVPEFSLKKNIPESSTNMDLYSDTVEGFAERNIELYKIKHAFQNAFDYLEERESILYAMPRGRPLKPGVGFVTSTFGGRVDPFGLVEMGEFHSGIDFAAGEGIPIYATAPGVIEDNGQSAGGLGKSIRINHLNGFYTVYGHCSVVFVEKGQIVTRGQHIGNVGSTGKATGPHVHYEVHIGYDPPMDPAEFVNME, encoded by the coding sequence ATGAACAACGAGGCAAAGTTCGAAGACCGCCCCAGAGCCGCAGAAAGGCTGAAGATCAAGTATCTTCGGCTTCGTTCTTCCTGGCTAAAAATCAAAGAAAAAGGCTCTCGCAAAATTTCTTTCCTGCTCGTACCACATGATCACGAAGCAGTACTGAATGTAGAGCTAAGTGTTTTTATGGCTGCATTCTTAGGAGTACTTTCTGTCCTACTTTTTGTACTCGCGAGCGCATTTGTAGTGTACATGAACTTCTTTTTTGTACCAAATCGGGAGTTGATCCGAGAGACTGACAATAATGTCGGGTTATTTCTTTATTATAACTCTCTTCTCAAAGATGCTAAGAAAGAAATTTCCGGATTAGAAAAGAAAACAGAACAGTTAAACTTAGTCGCTTGGGAAGAAGTCCCCTGGAAAAGAATTCTTACCTTTGATTACGTACCTGAGTTCAGCTTAAAGAAGAATATTCCTGAATCATCGACTAACATGGATTTATATTCTGATACAGTCGAAGGTTTTGCGGAAAGAAATATTGAATTATACAAGATCAAACATGCCTTCCAAAACGCATTTGATTATTTGGAAGAAAGAGAATCCATTCTATATGCAATGCCGAGAGGTCGTCCTTTAAAACCTGGAGTAGGATTTGTGACTTCTACTTTTGGAGGAAGAGTGGATCCGTTCGGTTTAGTCGAGATGGGAGAGTTCCACTCAGGTATAGACTTTGCGGCAGGCGAAGGAATTCCTATCTACGCAACTGCTCCAGGAGTGATAGAAGATAATGGACAATCAGCAGGTGGACTCGGAAAAAGTATTCGTATCAATCACTTGAACGGATTTTATACTGTGTATGGCCACTGTTCCGTAGTCTTTGTAGAAAAAGGACAAATTGTTACCAGAGGTCAACATATAGGCAATGTAGGCTCCACAGGAAAGGCCACAGGTCCTCACGTGCATTATGAGGTCCATATAGGTTACGATCCTCCTATGGACCCTGCAGAATTCGTGAATATGGAATAA
- the recJ gene encoding single-stranded-DNA-specific exonuclease RecJ: MPQHGPDFHNLPNSSIQGLTPLQSHVFGTKFGGVSDPFKILSQNISDLPSPFLLPDMDESIRILQIAVKENKSILLYGDRDSDGVCSTSLLANFLKGIHPGKLTVKTSSEEDYGLCEPAMKYVREVGPDLLVTLDFGTSNSTEIEELNQEGMQVVVLDHHEIPERIPSSCKLISPKRGDSLYPTEKICTSVISWKLITAWLYSTLDNYNSLVWIPDGETFFSGSLVKNGIKLFQGDKSEAEKRFSGTFIDWPTTSKTQYPEREVFYSQISSSPAIWEQVLKNLDLASIGTITDMMPLVGENRIIVKEGCFTLQKIKTGEFSHRPGLEKLFSQLDLDKKKVLSRDLGWSIGPALNAAGRMQKTEAALSLLLSNSDKEAETLAIDLLKLNDERRERTKRNLFRVEGFLKRKRERTERPILFCYEPDFEPGVSGIVATKLVEQYKRPVVFIAPDHGHAKGSVRAYGRENVLNLLKKAENIFHQFGGHKEAGGFSLSIDQIPRLAEILFQEAGSWLESEKVSGLKEEAKSLVSLRPHELRENLYIELGLFEPFGMENPAPLLSVKGAKILSYRPLSDGKHARFKILTSSESIQCIVWNKAEEFSQVLREKGELDLWGCLEENTFKGKTSLQFVVQSFE; the protein is encoded by the coding sequence ATGCCCCAGCATGGACCTGACTTTCATAACCTACCAAATTCATCCATCCAAGGCCTAACTCCCCTCCAGTCCCATGTGTTCGGGACAAAGTTCGGAGGGGTTTCTGATCCTTTCAAGATCCTCTCTCAAAATATTTCAGATCTTCCTTCTCCGTTTTTATTACCGGACATGGATGAATCTATCCGCATTCTTCAAATCGCAGTTAAAGAAAATAAATCTATCTTACTCTATGGAGATAGAGATAGTGATGGCGTTTGTTCTACAAGTTTGCTCGCCAATTTTTTAAAAGGAATTCATCCAGGAAAACTCACAGTCAAAACTTCCAGCGAAGAAGATTACGGTCTATGTGAACCTGCAATGAAATATGTTAGAGAGGTGGGACCAGACCTACTCGTGACTCTGGACTTTGGAACAAGTAATAGTACCGAAATAGAGGAATTGAACCAAGAAGGAATGCAAGTAGTTGTTCTGGATCACCACGAGATCCCGGAAAGGATACCTTCTTCTTGTAAGCTAATCTCTCCTAAAAGAGGAGATTCTCTTTACCCTACCGAAAAAATCTGCACTTCCGTAATTTCCTGGAAACTGATCACCGCGTGGCTTTATTCTACATTAGATAATTATAATTCTTTGGTCTGGATCCCTGATGGAGAAACATTCTTTAGTGGTTCTCTCGTAAAGAATGGGATTAAACTTTTTCAAGGAGATAAGTCAGAAGCAGAAAAACGTTTTTCTGGAACTTTTATAGATTGGCCTACTACATCCAAAACTCAGTATCCTGAAAGAGAAGTTTTCTATTCTCAAATTTCTTCTTCTCCTGCAATCTGGGAGCAGGTTTTGAAAAATCTAGATCTTGCTTCTATCGGAACCATCACAGACATGATGCCTCTTGTAGGAGAAAATCGGATCATAGTCAAAGAAGGTTGTTTTACTCTTCAGAAGATTAAAACGGGTGAATTTTCTCATCGTCCTGGTCTAGAAAAACTTTTCTCACAATTGGATCTAGACAAGAAGAAGGTGCTCTCCAGAGATCTGGGCTGGAGTATAGGTCCTGCATTGAACGCTGCAGGTAGAATGCAAAAAACAGAAGCAGCACTTTCACTTCTTCTTTCCAACTCCGACAAAGAAGCCGAAACACTAGCAATTGATCTTCTAAAATTGAATGATGAAAGAAGAGAGAGAACCAAAAGAAATTTATTCAGGGTAGAAGGTTTTCTAAAAAGGAAAAGAGAAAGAACAGAAAGGCCAATCCTATTCTGTTACGAACCTGATTTCGAACCTGGAGTCTCCGGGATCGTAGCCACTAAACTTGTGGAACAATACAAAAGACCTGTTGTATTCATTGCCCCGGATCATGGACACGCGAAAGGAAGTGTAAGAGCTTACGGACGAGAGAATGTTCTAAACCTTCTTAAAAAAGCAGAAAATATTTTTCATCAATTTGGCGGTCATAAGGAAGCAGGTGGTTTTTCTCTTTCCATCGATCAAATCCCGAGACTTGCAGAAATTCTTTTCCAAGAAGCAGGAAGTTGGCTGGAATCAGAAAAAGTTTCAGGCTTAAAAGAAGAAGCCAAAAGTTTAGTAAGCTTGAGACCTCATGAGTTAAGAGAAAATTTATACATCGAGCTTGGACTATTCGAACCTTTTGGTATGGAAAATCCAGCGCCTCTACTCTCTGTAAAAGGTGCAAAAATACTTTCTTATCGTCCATTATCAGACGGCAAACATGCAAGGTTCAAAATTTTGACATCTTCTGAATCCATCCAATGTATTGTCTGGAATAAGGCAGAAGAGTTCTCGCAAGTATTAAGAGAAAAAGGTGAGTTAGATCTTTGGGGTTGTTTAGAAGAGAACACTTTCAAGGGAAAGACCAGCCTTCAATTCGTGGTCCAATCCTTCGAATAA
- a CDS encoding bactofilin family protein has product MSEESIDTIIGEDIQFRGKLRFNNALKIKGQFKGTIETTGSLIVGETGRVEADIETGTLEIEGDLKGNISAASKVSVRKTGKLVGDVRTPDLEIESGAKFSGNCIM; this is encoded by the coding sequence ATGAGCGAAGAATCCATAGACACGATTATCGGTGAAGACATCCAATTCCGGGGCAAGCTACGTTTCAATAATGCGCTAAAGATCAAGGGCCAATTCAAAGGCACAATTGAGACAACAGGCTCTTTAATCGTTGGAGAAACTGGAAGAGTCGAGGCAGATATCGAAACAGGAACCCTGGAAATCGAGGGAGACCTAAAAGGAAATATCAGTGCTGCCTCCAAGGTTTCCGTTCGCAAAACAGGAAAATTAGTTGGAGACGTTCGCACCCCGGATCTCGAAATCGAATCAGGAGCAAAATTCAGCGGGAATTGCATAATGTAA
- a CDS encoding cytochrome c biogenesis protein CcdA, with translation MKKIRILLSSMFGLRAGLLIFFFFLTSSLQAQSQIVSESWMSSLNKWLETGISGSEFGFHSAIFLILGGLCASLLPCVYPLYPITVGIIQARGETATNKMFHPLVYYAGLASMYFCFGLVAGVSGGAFNTVLRFPGTNLFLAVIIFLLGLASLGILHLPIFPVKEWKGCQGWKGTFLLGMGAGFLSSPCVGPIVVAILIQVTAGVQSISIYSLAVSSFKMALFGLGLGLPFLFLGVFGLSLPRGGRWTRWIQIVLGFVVFYFAWSYYNKAMQLWAVPFDLSLGILAAALGVLLTAYFYQSESLLRTERMKKALLLTGLICSSAILIRLAGWGTAPGGIKKDLVEEHGNLEWHRISDTAFETARAEDRLVFADFYADWCSNCKAFEDLTISDPTLNQALGKTILLKIRDDDKDFLIYENDPRFPELKIGLPFFVIFSPDGKVLFKTTNYLNTADMIRTIKGENIHTSGE, from the coding sequence ATGAAGAAAATTCGGATCCTTCTCTCCTCAATGTTTGGCCTAAGAGCCGGACTTCTAATATTCTTCTTTTTCCTAACTAGCTCCTTACAAGCTCAGTCTCAGATCGTATCTGAGTCTTGGATGTCTTCTTTAAACAAATGGTTGGAGACTGGAATTTCAGGGTCGGAGTTCGGGTTTCATTCCGCAATCTTTCTGATCTTGGGTGGACTATGTGCAAGTCTTCTCCCTTGTGTTTACCCTTTGTATCCGATCACAGTTGGGATCATACAAGCAAGGGGAGAAACTGCAACGAACAAAATGTTCCACCCTTTGGTGTATTATGCAGGGCTTGCATCCATGTATTTCTGCTTTGGGCTCGTAGCAGGAGTTTCAGGTGGTGCATTTAACACTGTTCTAAGATTTCCAGGAACCAATTTATTTTTAGCTGTTATTATTTTTTTATTGGGACTTGCTTCATTAGGAATTTTGCATCTACCGATTTTTCCAGTGAAAGAATGGAAAGGCTGCCAAGGGTGGAAAGGAACGTTCCTCTTGGGAATGGGGGCAGGTTTTTTATCTTCTCCTTGTGTCGGGCCGATCGTAGTTGCGATTTTGATCCAGGTGACTGCCGGGGTCCAAAGTATTAGTATTTATTCTTTAGCTGTTTCCTCATTTAAGATGGCATTGTTCGGACTGGGTCTGGGATTGCCGTTTTTATTTTTAGGTGTATTCGGACTTTCCCTTCCTCGTGGAGGTAGATGGACCAGATGGATTCAGATCGTTTTGGGATTTGTGGTCTTCTATTTTGCTTGGTCTTATTATAATAAGGCAATGCAATTATGGGCTGTTCCTTTCGATTTAAGCCTTGGAATTTTGGCTGCTGCGCTTGGAGTTTTACTCACAGCATACTTTTACCAATCGGAGTCCCTTCTTCGCACTGAAAGAATGAAGAAGGCGTTACTTCTTACCGGGTTGATTTGTTCCAGTGCGATCCTCATCCGACTTGCGGGTTGGGGAACTGCTCCAGGTGGGATCAAGAAGGATCTTGTTGAAGAGCATGGAAATTTAGAATGGCATAGGATTTCTGATACTGCATTCGAGACTGCACGAGCAGAAGATCGTTTAGTGTTCGCAGATTTTTATGCAGATTGGTGTTCCAACTGTAAGGCTTTCGAAGACCTAACTATCTCGGATCCAACTTTGAATCAAGCGCTCGGCAAAACTATCTTGTTGAAAATCAGGGACGATGATAAAGATTTTTTAATATATGAAAATGATCCCAGGTTTCCTGAATTAAAAATTGGGCTTCCATTTTTTGTAATCTTCTCTCCGGATGGAAAGGTCCTTTTTAAAACTACAAATTATTTAAATACTGCTGATATGATCAGAACGATCAAAGGGGAAAATATCCACACCTCAGGCGAATAG
- the glnA gene encoding type I glutamate--ammonia ligase: MAKNAAEVIAFAKANKILFYDFRFTDIKGAWHHVSYHVDSVEEDTLKGLPFDGSSIPAWQPIHKSDMQLIPDPTSIFLDPFTADPTLVVFCDVWDIYKNQAYEKCPRSIAKNAVKYLKDSGIGDTVYFGPENEFFLFDGLKVRDAINIQYYELDSSEGIWNSHTDMPGSINTGHRPGTKGGYFPVAPVDSQVDLRADIVKTLHKIGMETFVVHHEVAQAQGEIGVKFGTLIEAADNVQKLKYVVKNVAHKWGKTATFMPKPLYGDNGNGMHCHQSIWKDGKNLFAGNGYQGLSELALNYTGGVLKHGKTVAAFTNASTNSYKRLLPGFEAPAILAYSAQNRSACARIPFVSGEKAKRVEFRFPDSSANPYLAFAALLMAGIDGIQNKIDPGPPREEDLFELSLDEIREKGIQQMPHTLREAVEHMLAGKEIFKKGNVFTEEFIQTYKAYKFETEIWPWEGRPHPFEFLTTYSC, encoded by the coding sequence ATGGCGAAAAATGCCGCAGAAGTGATCGCTTTCGCAAAAGCGAACAAGATTCTTTTCTACGATTTCCGTTTTACGGATATTAAAGGAGCTTGGCACCACGTTTCTTACCACGTAGATTCCGTAGAAGAAGACACTCTAAAAGGACTTCCTTTTGACGGTTCTTCCATCCCTGCTTGGCAGCCGATCCACAAATCGGACATGCAGTTGATCCCTGATCCAACTTCCATCTTTTTAGATCCGTTCACTGCAGACCCTACTTTAGTAGTATTCTGTGATGTATGGGATATCTATAAGAACCAAGCTTACGAAAAATGCCCTCGTTCCATCGCTAAAAATGCGGTGAAATACCTGAAAGATTCTGGGATCGGTGATACCGTATATTTCGGACCAGAGAACGAATTCTTCCTTTTCGATGGTTTGAAAGTAAGAGATGCGATCAATATTCAGTATTATGAATTAGATTCTTCCGAAGGTATTTGGAATTCTCACACCGATATGCCAGGTTCCATCAACACTGGACACCGTCCAGGAACCAAAGGTGGTTACTTCCCAGTAGCTCCTGTGGATTCTCAAGTTGACCTTCGTGCGGATATCGTTAAAACTCTTCATAAGATCGGAATGGAAACTTTCGTGGTTCACCACGAGGTTGCTCAGGCTCAAGGAGAGATCGGAGTTAAATTCGGAACTCTTATTGAAGCAGCAGATAACGTTCAAAAATTGAAATACGTTGTTAAGAACGTAGCTCATAAATGGGGAAAAACTGCGACCTTCATGCCTAAACCTCTTTACGGAGACAATGGTAACGGTATGCACTGCCACCAATCTATTTGGAAAGATGGCAAAAACCTGTTTGCAGGAAACGGATACCAAGGTTTGAGCGAGCTTGCTCTTAACTATACTGGTGGTGTATTGAAGCACGGAAAAACTGTTGCTGCTTTCACTAACGCATCCACTAACTCCTATAAGAGACTTCTTCCAGGATTCGAAGCTCCTGCGATCTTAGCTTATTCTGCTCAGAACCGTTCTGCTTGCGCGAGAATTCCGTTCGTTAGCGGCGAAAAAGCTAAACGTGTTGAGTTCCGCTTCCCAGATTCTTCTGCGAACCCTTATCTTGCATTTGCTGCATTGCTTATGGCAGGAATCGACGGTATCCAGAATAAGATCGATCCGGGACCACCTCGGGAAGAAGACTTATTTGAACTTTCTTTGGATGAGATCCGCGAAAAAGGAATCCAACAAATGCCTCACACTCTTAGAGAAGCAGTGGAGCATATGTTAGCTGGTAAAGAAATTTTCAAAAAAGGAAACGTATTTACCGAAGAGTTCATCCAAACTTACAAAGCATACAAATTCGAAACCGAAATTTGGCCTTGGGAAGGACGTCCTCACCCATTCGAGTTCCTTACTACTTATTCTTGCTAA